The Stigmatella ashevillena genomic sequence AGTTCTCCGGCGGCATCGGCGTGGCGTACCACCGGGTGCGGGCGCGCGGCTCGCTCATCCGGTCCACCAATGGGCACTCGAACGGCATCGTCCCCTGGCTGAAGACGCTGGATGCCTCGGTGGCGGCGGTGAACCAAGGTGGCAAGCGCAAGGGCGCGTGCTGCGTGTACCTGGAGACGTGGCACGCGGACATCGAGGACTTCCTCGAGCTGCGGGACAACACGGGTGACGAGGCGCGGCGCACGCACAACTTGAACTTGGCCAACTGGGTGTCGGACCTCTTCATGCGGCGGGTGGAGACGGACCAGGAGTGGTCGCTGTTCGACCCGAAGTCGGTGCCCCACCTGACGGACCTGTACGGCGAGGCGTTCGAGCGGGCCTACACCGCGGCGGAGGCCCAGGGGCTGGCGGCGCGCAAGGTGAAGGCGCGGGATTTGTACGCGCGGATGATGAAGACGCTCGCGCAGACGGGCAACGGCTGGATGACCTTCAAGGACATCAGCAACCGCAAGAGCAACCAGACGGGCAAGGACGGCAACGTCATCCACCTGTCCAACCTGTGCACCGAGATCCTCGAGGTGACGACCGCCTCGGAGACGGCGGTGTGCAACCTGGGCTCGCTGAACCTGGGCCGCATGCTCTCGGACGGGAAGTTCGACTTCGACCGGCTGCGGGTCAACGTGCAGTTGGCCATCCGGCAGCTCGACCGGGTGATCGACCTCAACTATTACCCCATCGCGACGGCGGCGGCCTCGAACAGCCGATGGCGCCCGGTAGGCCTGGGATTGATGGGGCTCCAGGACGTGTTCTTCCAGCTCCGGATGCCCTTTGACGCGCCCGAGGCCCGGGCACTCTCGAAGAAGATCTCCGAGGAGATCTACTACGCGGCCCTGACCACCTCGTGCGACCTGGCCGAGCAGCACGGCGCCCATCAGGCGTTCCAGGAGACGCGCGCGGCGCACGGCGAGTTGCAGTTCGACGCCTGGGGCGTGGTGCCCGAGGACACGGCCCGCTGGGCGGCGCTGCGCGAGCGCATCCAGAAGGTGGGGCTGCGCAACTCGCTGATGATCGCCATCGCGCCCACGGCGACCATCGCGTCCATCGCCGGCTGCTACGAGTGCATCGAGCCGCAGGTGTCCAACCTGTTCAAGCGCGAGACGCTGTCGGGAGACTTCCTCCAGGTGAACAAGTACCTGGTGAGGGAGCTCCAGGCGCTCGGGCTGTGGAACGACGCCATGCGCTCCAAGCTGAAGATGTCGGAAGGCAGCGTGCAGGAGCTGACGGAGCTGCCCGCGGAGCTGAAGGCCATCTACCGGACAGCGTGGGAGGTCCCCATGCGATCGCTCATCGACATGGCGGCTGACCGCGGGGCGTTCATCGACCAGAGCCAGTCACTGAACCTCTTCGTGGAGGCGCCGAACATCGGGAAGATGTCCTCGATGTACTTCTACGCGTGGCAGAAGGGGCTGAAGACGACGTACTACATGCGCTCGCGCCCCGCGACGCGCATCACCAAGACGACGGTGGACAGCTCCCACGGCCAGAGCGCCTCGGCCGTGCCGAACATGCCGGTGGCGAGCGCGGCCCCGGCCCCTGCGCCCACGAAGGCGGCCGAGCCCAAGTACACCGAGTCCGAAGCGGTGGCGTGCTCGCTGGAGAACCCGGAGATGTGCGAGGCGTGCCAGTAGGCCGTCGCGCCTTGTCTCCCCCCTGTTGAACGATTACCGCGCTCTACTTCTGAGGTCGCCGCAGATGCTGCTGAACGCTGGAATGAACCTGACGCTGCGCCCGATGGCGTACCCGGTCTTCTTCGAGATGTACCGCAACGCCATCAAGAACACCTGGACGGTGGAGGAGGTGGACTTCTCCACGGACCTGGTGGACCTGCGCAGCAAGATGACGGACGCGGAGCGCCACCTGATTCACCGGCTGGTGGCGTTCTTCGCCACGGGCGACTCGATCGTGGGCAACAACCTGGTGCTCAACCTCTACAAGCACCTGAACGCCCCCGAGGCGCGGATGTACCTGTCGCGCCAGCTCTATGAAGAGGCCCTGCACGTCCAGTTCTACCTGACGCTGCTGGACACGTACGTGCCGGATCCGGCGGACCGGGCCAAGGCGTTCGCGGCCATCGACAACATCCCCTCCATCCAGCGCAAGGCCCGGTTCTGCTTGAAGTGGATGGACTCCATCAACGACTTGGCGGAGCTGAAGACGCGGGAGGACCGGCGGCGGTTCCTGCTGAACCTCATCTGCTTCGCCGGCTGCATCGAAGGGCTCTTCTTCTTCGCGGCGTTCGCGTACGTGTACTTCCTGCGCAGCAAGGGGCTGCTGCACGGGCTCGCGGCGGGAACCAACTGGGTGTTCCGGGACGAGAGCGCCCACATGACGTTCGCGTTCGAGGCCATCCGGGTGGCGCGGCAGGAGGAGCCGGACCTGTTCGATGCCCGGATGCAGGCGGACGTGGTGGCGATGATGCGCGAGGCGGTGGAGTGCGAGACGCTGTTCGCGCAGGACCTGCTGAGCGGCGGCGTGGCGGGGCTGTCGGTGCAGGAGATGCGGCAGTACCTGGAGTACGTGGCGGACCAGCGCCTGATGATGCTGGGACTGGCGCCCGTGTTCCGGGTGAAGAACTCCCTGCCCTTCATGGACCTGCAGGACGTGCAGGAGCTCACGAACTTCTTCGAGCGCCGCGTGAGCGCCTACCAGGTGGGCTTGGGCGTGGGCGCGGCGAACGACGTGGTGCTCGACGCCGCGTTCTGAGAGGGCCCGCTGGGGCCCCCCGGGGGCCCCACCCTACTTGCCCTTCATGACGCCGATGAAGGGCACGTTCCGGTACTTCTCCGCGTAGTCCAGGCCGTAGCCCACGACGAACACGTCATCGATGACGAAGCCCTTGTAGTCGATGGCGATCTTCGTCCGAGCCCGCGCGGGCTTCTCCAGCAGCGAGGCCAGCTTCAACGACGCGGGGTGCCGGGCGCGCAGGTTCTCCAGCAGGAAGCTCATGGTGAGCCCCGTGTCGATGATGTCCTCGATGATGAGCAGGTGCTTGCCCGCCATGGGCTTGCTCACGTCCGTGGTGATGCGCACCTCGCCCGTCGTCTCCGTGCCGCCCTGGTAGGACGAGACGCCCAGGAACTCGAGCGTCAGCGGCAGATCGATGTGACGCGCCAGATCCATCGCGAAGAACGTCGACCCCTTCAACACACAGACGAGCGTCAGCTCCTTGCCTTGATAGTCGCGGGTGATCTCCGCGCCGAGGGCGCGCACGCGCTCCTGGAGCTTCGCCTCGTCAATGAGCGTGCCGACATCATTCTCGTAGAAAGCCACGGCCCCTCCACTGCGCGTTGTTCAGGAAAAAGAGTCCCCACCCAGGGTACAGCCCTG encodes the following:
- a CDS encoding ribonucleoside-diphosphate reductase subunit alpha; translated protein: MPPMTASEQGPTMMRVRKRNGSSEPVDLNKIVRAVGRCCAGLTRVDALRVSTKTISGLYDGATTRELDGLSIQTAAALIVEEPEYARLSARLLDTFIQKEVSNQEIHSFSQSVAAGHKHGLIADRLLQFVQANARKLNAAVEPSRNDLFEYFGLRTVYDRYLLKNPQTREVIETPQDFFLRVACALTDTAKDAIELYRLFSSLEYLPSSPTLFNAGTRHEQLSSCFLLDSPTDELESIYRKYTDIAMLSKFSGGIGVAYHRVRARGSLIRSTNGHSNGIVPWLKTLDASVAAVNQGGKRKGACCVYLETWHADIEDFLELRDNTGDEARRTHNLNLANWVSDLFMRRVETDQEWSLFDPKSVPHLTDLYGEAFERAYTAAEAQGLAARKVKARDLYARMMKTLAQTGNGWMTFKDISNRKSNQTGKDGNVIHLSNLCTEILEVTTASETAVCNLGSLNLGRMLSDGKFDFDRLRVNVQLAIRQLDRVIDLNYYPIATAAASNSRWRPVGLGLMGLQDVFFQLRMPFDAPEARALSKKISEEIYYAALTTSCDLAEQHGAHQAFQETRAAHGELQFDAWGVVPEDTARWAALRERIQKVGLRNSLMIAIAPTATIASIAGCYECIEPQVSNLFKRETLSGDFLQVNKYLVRELQALGLWNDAMRSKLKMSEGSVQELTELPAELKAIYRTAWEVPMRSLIDMAADRGAFIDQSQSLNLFVEAPNIGKMSSMYFYAWQKGLKTTYYMRSRPATRITKTTVDSSHGQSASAVPNMPVASAAPAPAPTKAAEPKYTESEAVACSLENPEMCEACQ
- a CDS encoding ribonucleotide-diphosphate reductase subunit beta, which gives rise to MLLNAGMNLTLRPMAYPVFFEMYRNAIKNTWTVEEVDFSTDLVDLRSKMTDAERHLIHRLVAFFATGDSIVGNNLVLNLYKHLNAPEARMYLSRQLYEEALHVQFYLTLLDTYVPDPADRAKAFAAIDNIPSIQRKARFCLKWMDSINDLAELKTREDRRRFLLNLICFAGCIEGLFFFAAFAYVYFLRSKGLLHGLAAGTNWVFRDESAHMTFAFEAIRVARQEEPDLFDARMQADVVAMMREAVECETLFAQDLLSGGVAGLSVQEMRQYLEYVADQRLMMLGLAPVFRVKNSLPFMDLQDVQELTNFFERRVSAYQVGLGVGAANDVVLDAAF
- the hpt gene encoding hypoxanthine phosphoribosyltransferase gives rise to the protein MAFYENDVGTLIDEAKLQERVRALGAEITRDYQGKELTLVCVLKGSTFFAMDLARHIDLPLTLEFLGVSSYQGGTETTGEVRITTDVSKPMAGKHLLIIEDIIDTGLTMSFLLENLRARHPASLKLASLLEKPARARTKIAIDYKGFVIDDVFVVGYGLDYAEKYRNVPFIGVMKGK